One window of the Rosa rugosa chromosome 3, drRosRugo1.1, whole genome shotgun sequence genome contains the following:
- the LOC133740277 gene encoding pleiotropic drug resistance protein 1-like isoform X2, giving the protein MTLLLGPPGSGKTTLLLALAGKLGKDLKRSGRVTYNGLGMDEFVPERTAAYISQYDLHIPELTVRETLAFSARCQGVGPRYEMLVELLRREKAANIMPDSDLDVYMKAAALKGQETTVITDYILKVLGLEVCADTMVGDQMRRGISGGQRKRLTTGEMLVGPARALFMDEISTGLDSSTTFQIVNSLRQSIHILNGTAVISLLQPAPETYDLFDDIILLSDGHIVYQGPRENVLEFFEYMGFRCPERKGVADFLQEVTSWKDQEQYWTDKDKPYSFVTSKEFSEALQSFHIGQELGDELARPFDKSRGNPASLTTEKYGVSKKELFKACLSRHYLLMKRNSFVYITRMTMFLITAFVTMTLFLRTEMHRDTVEDGGIYMGAMFFTMMVIMFNGYSDLAMTLMKLPVFYKQRDLLFYPAWAYSLPTVIIRIPMTFVEVSIWMAITYYGIGYDPSIGRFCKQFLVLVCISQMANGLFRLIGALGRNMTVANTFGSVALLCCFVLGGFMLSREEMKNWLLWGYWLSPMTYGTDAMAVNEFFGKSWRHVPPNSTESLGVMVLKSRGVFPDASWYWIGVVALFGYFLLFNFLYTLALQLLEPLDKPQAVLSKEALAVTHAMKTGETIELSPTGNNSIGVGNEVLENVSANRPMQQGMILPFQPLSITFTEIRYAVDMPQEMKDQGITEDRLELLKGVSGAFRPGVLTALMGVSGAGKTTLLDVLAGRKTGGYIEGNITISGYPKKQETFARISGYCEQTDIHSPHVTVYESLIYSAWLRLSPEVDSPTRKMFIEEVMELVELTSIREALVGLTGGNGLSTEQRKRLTIAVELVANPSIIFMDEPTSGLDARAAAIVMRTVRNTVDTGRTVVCTIHQPSIDIFDAFDEMLLLKQGGEEIYVGPLGYHSSYLIGYFEGISGVSKMKNGYNPATWMLEVTSAAQEAALGINFTDIYKNSEAYRRNKALVKELSIPPPNTRDLYFPTKYSQSFYTQCKACLWKQHLSYWRNQAYSAVRLLFTTLIALATGTLFWGLGSRRQKQQDLFNAMGAMYSAILFIGPQNTSTVQPVVGIERIVFYRERAAGMYSALPYAFGQVGIELPYTLIQTIIYVVISYTMIGFEWTRIPIWWRWFYWSCPVSWSLYGMIGSQFGGIEDRLDSGETVDAFTRTYFGYREDFMSVVAIVLVAFSVLFGSVFAFTIKAFNFQKR; this is encoded by the exons ATGACACTGCTTTTAGGCCCTCCAGGCTCCGGAAAGACCACATTGCTATTGGCATTGGCTGGAAAGCTTGGTAAAGATCTTAAA AGATCTGGAAGAGTTACCTACAATGGACTTGGGATGGATGAGTTTGTACCAGAGAGGACAGCAGCTTACATTAGTCAATATGATCTTCACATACCAGAGTTGACTGTGAGAGAAACTCTAGCTTTTTCAGCAAGATGTCAAGGGGTCGGACCACGTTATG aaatgtTAGTAGAACTACTAAGAAGAGAGAAGGCTGCAAATATTATGCCAGATTCTGATCTTGATGTCTACATGAAG GCAGCAGCACTAAAAGGACAGGAAACCACTGTGATTACAGATTATATACTCAAG GTTTTGGGACTTGAAGTTTGTGCAGACACCATGGTAGGGGATCAAATGAGACGAGGTATATCTGGTGGCCAAAGAAAGCGACTCACCACAG GGGAAATGCTTGTTGGGCCAGCAAGAGCACTTTTTATGGATGAGATATCAACTGGCCTGGACAGTTCAACAACATTTCAGATAGTAAATTCACTACGACAATCCATTCACATTCTCAATGGAACTGCTGTAATCTCTCTCCTGCAGCCAGCACCAGAAACTTATGATCTCTTTGATGATATAATTCTCCTCTCAGATGGGCACATTGTGTATCAAGGTCCTCGcgaaaatgtgcttgagttctTTGAGTACATGGGCTTCCGATGTCCAGAGAGGAAAGGAGTCGCTGATTTCCTCCAAGAA GTGACATCATGGAAAGACCAAGAGCAATATTGGACCGATAAAGATAAGCCTTATAGCTTTGTCACGTCCAAGGAATTTTCTGAAGCATTGCAGTCATTTCACATTGGTCAAGAACTCGGTGATGAGCTTGCTAGACCTTTTGACAAGTCTAGAGGAAACCCTGCATCTTTAACAACTGAGAAGTACGGCGTTAGCAAGAAGGAACTTTTTAAAGCTTGTCTGTCTAGACATTATTTGCTCATGAAGAGGAACTCGTTTGTCTACATTACCAGAATGACAATG TTTCTCATAACTGCTTTTGTGACAATGACACTATTCCTACGGACTGAGATGCACCGGGATACAGTAGAAGATGGTGGCATTTATATGGGAGCTATGTTCTTCACAATGATGGTAATTATGTTCAATGGATACTCAGACCTTGCTATGACTCTCATGAAACTTCCTGTGTTTTACAAGCAAAGGGACCTGCTCTTCTATCCTGCTTGGGCATACTCTTTACCAACAGTGATTATAAGAATCCCCATGACCTTTGTGGAAGTTTCCATTTGGATGGCCATCACTTACTACGGTATTGGTTATGATCCAAGCATTGGAAG GTTCTGCAAGCAGTTCCTTGTACTAGTGTGCATTAGCCAGATGGCAAACGGACTGTTCCGATTGATAGGTGCATTAGGAAGGAACATGACTGTTGCAAACACATTTGGATCTGTTGCTTTACTATGCTGTTTTGTTCTGGGTGGCTTTATGTTATCACGAG AGGAGATGAAGAACTGGTTGTTGTGGGGATATTGGCTCTCACCGATGACGTATGGAACGGATGCAATGGCTGTCAATGAATTTTTTGGAAAAAGTTGGAGACAT GTTCCTCCCAACTCAACAGAATCGTTAGGAGTTATGGTCTTGAAGTCTCGAGGGGTATTCCCAGATGCAAGTTGGTACTGGATTGGAGTAGTAGCTTTATTTGGATATTTTCTTCTGTTCAACTTCCTTTACACTTTGGCACTTCAGCTTCTGGAAC CACTTGATAAGCCTCAGGCAGTATTGTCCAAAGAGGCTTTGGCAGTGACACACGCCATGAAAACTGGAGAGACCATTGAGCTATCGCCAACAGGAAACAATTCTATTG GAGTAGGGAATGAAGTTCTAGAGAATGTGTCAGCCAATCGTCCCATGCAGCAAGGAATGATTCTTCCTTTTCAACCCCTCTCAATTACTTTTACTGAAATCAGATATGCAGTTGACATGCCACAG GAAATGAAAGATCAAGGCATTACTGAGGATCGACTAGAACTGCTGAAGGGTGTGAGTGGTGCTTTCAGGCCTGGGGTCCTAACAGCTCTAATGGGTGTTAGCGGTGCTGGAAAGACTACTTTACTGGATGTCCTGGCAGGAAGGAAAACCGGTGGATATATTGAAGGAAACATTACCATTTCTGGGTATCCAAAAAAGCAAGAAACATTTGCTCGTATCTCAGGATATTGTGAGCAGACAGATATACACTCTCCACATGTTACGGTTTATGAGTCTTTGATTTATTCTGCATGGCTCCGGTTGTCCCCTGAGGTTGATTCTCCAACCAGAAAG ATGTTTATTGAAGAAGTCATGGAACTTGTGGAACTGACCTCAATTAGGGAAGCACTTGTTGGATTGACTGGAGGGAATGGTCTCTCGACTGAGCAGCGCAAAAGACTAACAATTGCAGTAGAGCTTGTTGCCAACCCATCCATAATATTTATGGATGAGCCCACCTCTGGCCTTGATGCCAGGGCAGCAGCAATTGTAATGAGAACAGTGAGGAATACAGTGGATACCGGAAGAACAGTAGTCTGCACCATCCACCAGCCAAGCATTGATATATTTGATGCTTTTGATGAG ATGCTCCTTCTGAAACAGGGTGGCGAAGAAATATACGTTGGCCCTTTAGGCTACCATTCTTCCTACTTGATCGGATACTTTGAG GGAATTAGTGGagtttctaaaatgaagaaTGGTTACAATCCTGCAACTTGGATGTTGGAGGTTACTTCTGCAGCTCAAGAAGCAGCTCTAGGGATTAATTTCACAGACATATACAAGAATTCAGAAGCATACAG GAGAAACAAGGCCTTGGTCAAGGAACTAAGTATTCCTCCACCGAATACAAGAGACTTGTACTTCCCAACAAAATATTCTCAGTCTTTCTATACCCAGTGCAAAGCTTGCTTATGGAAGCAACATTTGTCTTACTGGAGAAACCAGGCATACAGTGCAGTTAGACTTCTTTTCACAACATTGATAGCTTTAGCAACCGGGACATTATTCTGGGGTCTTGGCTCCAGAAG GCAAAAGCAGCAAGATCTTTTTAACGCAATGGGTGCTATGTATTCTGCTATTCTCTTCATTGGGCCACAAAATACCTCAACAGTGCAGCCAGTTGTAGGCATTGAGCGAATAGTCTTTTACAGAGAAAGGGCTGCCGGAATGTACTCTGCCTTGCCATATGCCTTTGGACAG GTTGGCATTGAGCTCCCATACACTTTGATCCAAACTATCATATATGTGGTTATATCATACACGATGATCGGATTTGAGTGGACG AGAATTCCAATATGGTGGAGATGGTTCTACTGGTCGTGCCCAGTCTCTTGGAGCTTGTACGGAATGATTGGTTCGCAGTTTGGAGGCATTGAGGACAGGCTTGATTCCGGCGAAACTGTGGACGCTTTTACCAGGACTTATTTTGGGTATAGAGAAGACTTTATGAGTGTTGTTGCAATAGTGCTCGTAGCTTTTTCAGTGCTCTTTGGATCCGTCTTTGCCTTTACAATCAAAGCCTTTAACTTTCAAAAGAGATGA
- the LOC133740277 gene encoding pleiotropic drug resistance protein 1-like isoform X1, translating to MWRNEDTSMEAFSKSSREEDDEESLKWAAIERLPTYLRIRRSILADQEEGKAREIDVKDLGLLERKNLLERLVKIAEEDNEKFLFKLRDRMNRVGLEFPTTEVRFEHLNVEAEAYVGSRALPTMFNFSINMLEGLLNCVHLLPSRKKPLPILHGVSGIIKPRRMTLLLGPPGSGKTTLLLALAGKLGKDLKRSGRVTYNGLGMDEFVPERTAAYISQYDLHIPELTVRETLAFSARCQGVGPRYEMLVELLRREKAANIMPDSDLDVYMKAAALKGQETTVITDYILKVLGLEVCADTMVGDQMRRGISGGQRKRLTTGEMLVGPARALFMDEISTGLDSSTTFQIVNSLRQSIHILNGTAVISLLQPAPETYDLFDDIILLSDGHIVYQGPRENVLEFFEYMGFRCPERKGVADFLQEVTSWKDQEQYWTDKDKPYSFVTSKEFSEALQSFHIGQELGDELARPFDKSRGNPASLTTEKYGVSKKELFKACLSRHYLLMKRNSFVYITRMTMFLITAFVTMTLFLRTEMHRDTVEDGGIYMGAMFFTMMVIMFNGYSDLAMTLMKLPVFYKQRDLLFYPAWAYSLPTVIIRIPMTFVEVSIWMAITYYGIGYDPSIGRFCKQFLVLVCISQMANGLFRLIGALGRNMTVANTFGSVALLCCFVLGGFMLSREEMKNWLLWGYWLSPMTYGTDAMAVNEFFGKSWRHVPPNSTESLGVMVLKSRGVFPDASWYWIGVVALFGYFLLFNFLYTLALQLLEPLDKPQAVLSKEALAVTHAMKTGETIELSPTGNNSIGVGNEVLENVSANRPMQQGMILPFQPLSITFTEIRYAVDMPQEMKDQGITEDRLELLKGVSGAFRPGVLTALMGVSGAGKTTLLDVLAGRKTGGYIEGNITISGYPKKQETFARISGYCEQTDIHSPHVTVYESLIYSAWLRLSPEVDSPTRKMFIEEVMELVELTSIREALVGLTGGNGLSTEQRKRLTIAVELVANPSIIFMDEPTSGLDARAAAIVMRTVRNTVDTGRTVVCTIHQPSIDIFDAFDEMLLLKQGGEEIYVGPLGYHSSYLIGYFEGISGVSKMKNGYNPATWMLEVTSAAQEAALGINFTDIYKNSEAYRRNKALVKELSIPPPNTRDLYFPTKYSQSFYTQCKACLWKQHLSYWRNQAYSAVRLLFTTLIALATGTLFWGLGSRRQKQQDLFNAMGAMYSAILFIGPQNTSTVQPVVGIERIVFYRERAAGMYSALPYAFGQVGIELPYTLIQTIIYVVISYTMIGFEWTVSKFFWQLFFIYFTYLYFTLYGMMSVAITPNIAVSAVVSTAFNPLWNVFSGFIIPKSRIPIWWRWFYWSCPVSWSLYGMIGSQFGGIEDRLDSGETVDAFTRTYFGYREDFMSVVAIVLVAFSVLFGSVFAFTIKAFNFQKR from the exons ATGTGGAGAAACGAGGATACTTCAATGGAAGCTTTCTCCAAGTCTTCTCGTGAAGAAGACGATGAAGAATCTCTCAAATGGGCTGCTATTGAGAGATTGCCTACTTATTTACGCATAAGGAGAAGTATACTCGCTGATCAAGAAGAGGGTAAAGCCAGAGAAATTGATGTCAAGGATCTTGGATTACTAGAGAGGAAGAATTTGTTGGAGAGGTTAGTGAAGATTGCTGAGGAAGATAATGAGAAATTCTTGTTCAAGCTCAGGGACCGCATGAATAG AGTTGGACTTGAATTTCCAACAACTGAAGTGCGGTTCGAGCACTTAAATGTTGAAGCAGAAGCTTATGTAGGAAGCAGGGCATTACCTACAATGTTCAACTTCTCCATTAATATGTTAGAG gggcTCTTGAATTGTGTTCATCTTCTTCCTAGTAGAAAGAAACCTTTGCCAATCCTACATGGTGTAAGTGGAATAATCAAGCCAAGAAG AATGACACTGCTTTTAGGCCCTCCAGGCTCCGGAAAGACCACATTGCTATTGGCATTGGCTGGAAAGCTTGGTAAAGATCTTAAA AGATCTGGAAGAGTTACCTACAATGGACTTGGGATGGATGAGTTTGTACCAGAGAGGACAGCAGCTTACATTAGTCAATATGATCTTCACATACCAGAGTTGACTGTGAGAGAAACTCTAGCTTTTTCAGCAAGATGTCAAGGGGTCGGACCACGTTATG aaatgtTAGTAGAACTACTAAGAAGAGAGAAGGCTGCAAATATTATGCCAGATTCTGATCTTGATGTCTACATGAAG GCAGCAGCACTAAAAGGACAGGAAACCACTGTGATTACAGATTATATACTCAAG GTTTTGGGACTTGAAGTTTGTGCAGACACCATGGTAGGGGATCAAATGAGACGAGGTATATCTGGTGGCCAAAGAAAGCGACTCACCACAG GGGAAATGCTTGTTGGGCCAGCAAGAGCACTTTTTATGGATGAGATATCAACTGGCCTGGACAGTTCAACAACATTTCAGATAGTAAATTCACTACGACAATCCATTCACATTCTCAATGGAACTGCTGTAATCTCTCTCCTGCAGCCAGCACCAGAAACTTATGATCTCTTTGATGATATAATTCTCCTCTCAGATGGGCACATTGTGTATCAAGGTCCTCGcgaaaatgtgcttgagttctTTGAGTACATGGGCTTCCGATGTCCAGAGAGGAAAGGAGTCGCTGATTTCCTCCAAGAA GTGACATCATGGAAAGACCAAGAGCAATATTGGACCGATAAAGATAAGCCTTATAGCTTTGTCACGTCCAAGGAATTTTCTGAAGCATTGCAGTCATTTCACATTGGTCAAGAACTCGGTGATGAGCTTGCTAGACCTTTTGACAAGTCTAGAGGAAACCCTGCATCTTTAACAACTGAGAAGTACGGCGTTAGCAAGAAGGAACTTTTTAAAGCTTGTCTGTCTAGACATTATTTGCTCATGAAGAGGAACTCGTTTGTCTACATTACCAGAATGACAATG TTTCTCATAACTGCTTTTGTGACAATGACACTATTCCTACGGACTGAGATGCACCGGGATACAGTAGAAGATGGTGGCATTTATATGGGAGCTATGTTCTTCACAATGATGGTAATTATGTTCAATGGATACTCAGACCTTGCTATGACTCTCATGAAACTTCCTGTGTTTTACAAGCAAAGGGACCTGCTCTTCTATCCTGCTTGGGCATACTCTTTACCAACAGTGATTATAAGAATCCCCATGACCTTTGTGGAAGTTTCCATTTGGATGGCCATCACTTACTACGGTATTGGTTATGATCCAAGCATTGGAAG GTTCTGCAAGCAGTTCCTTGTACTAGTGTGCATTAGCCAGATGGCAAACGGACTGTTCCGATTGATAGGTGCATTAGGAAGGAACATGACTGTTGCAAACACATTTGGATCTGTTGCTTTACTATGCTGTTTTGTTCTGGGTGGCTTTATGTTATCACGAG AGGAGATGAAGAACTGGTTGTTGTGGGGATATTGGCTCTCACCGATGACGTATGGAACGGATGCAATGGCTGTCAATGAATTTTTTGGAAAAAGTTGGAGACAT GTTCCTCCCAACTCAACAGAATCGTTAGGAGTTATGGTCTTGAAGTCTCGAGGGGTATTCCCAGATGCAAGTTGGTACTGGATTGGAGTAGTAGCTTTATTTGGATATTTTCTTCTGTTCAACTTCCTTTACACTTTGGCACTTCAGCTTCTGGAAC CACTTGATAAGCCTCAGGCAGTATTGTCCAAAGAGGCTTTGGCAGTGACACACGCCATGAAAACTGGAGAGACCATTGAGCTATCGCCAACAGGAAACAATTCTATTG GAGTAGGGAATGAAGTTCTAGAGAATGTGTCAGCCAATCGTCCCATGCAGCAAGGAATGATTCTTCCTTTTCAACCCCTCTCAATTACTTTTACTGAAATCAGATATGCAGTTGACATGCCACAG GAAATGAAAGATCAAGGCATTACTGAGGATCGACTAGAACTGCTGAAGGGTGTGAGTGGTGCTTTCAGGCCTGGGGTCCTAACAGCTCTAATGGGTGTTAGCGGTGCTGGAAAGACTACTTTACTGGATGTCCTGGCAGGAAGGAAAACCGGTGGATATATTGAAGGAAACATTACCATTTCTGGGTATCCAAAAAAGCAAGAAACATTTGCTCGTATCTCAGGATATTGTGAGCAGACAGATATACACTCTCCACATGTTACGGTTTATGAGTCTTTGATTTATTCTGCATGGCTCCGGTTGTCCCCTGAGGTTGATTCTCCAACCAGAAAG ATGTTTATTGAAGAAGTCATGGAACTTGTGGAACTGACCTCAATTAGGGAAGCACTTGTTGGATTGACTGGAGGGAATGGTCTCTCGACTGAGCAGCGCAAAAGACTAACAATTGCAGTAGAGCTTGTTGCCAACCCATCCATAATATTTATGGATGAGCCCACCTCTGGCCTTGATGCCAGGGCAGCAGCAATTGTAATGAGAACAGTGAGGAATACAGTGGATACCGGAAGAACAGTAGTCTGCACCATCCACCAGCCAAGCATTGATATATTTGATGCTTTTGATGAG ATGCTCCTTCTGAAACAGGGTGGCGAAGAAATATACGTTGGCCCTTTAGGCTACCATTCTTCCTACTTGATCGGATACTTTGAG GGAATTAGTGGagtttctaaaatgaagaaTGGTTACAATCCTGCAACTTGGATGTTGGAGGTTACTTCTGCAGCTCAAGAAGCAGCTCTAGGGATTAATTTCACAGACATATACAAGAATTCAGAAGCATACAG GAGAAACAAGGCCTTGGTCAAGGAACTAAGTATTCCTCCACCGAATACAAGAGACTTGTACTTCCCAACAAAATATTCTCAGTCTTTCTATACCCAGTGCAAAGCTTGCTTATGGAAGCAACATTTGTCTTACTGGAGAAACCAGGCATACAGTGCAGTTAGACTTCTTTTCACAACATTGATAGCTTTAGCAACCGGGACATTATTCTGGGGTCTTGGCTCCAGAAG GCAAAAGCAGCAAGATCTTTTTAACGCAATGGGTGCTATGTATTCTGCTATTCTCTTCATTGGGCCACAAAATACCTCAACAGTGCAGCCAGTTGTAGGCATTGAGCGAATAGTCTTTTACAGAGAAAGGGCTGCCGGAATGTACTCTGCCTTGCCATATGCCTTTGGACAG GTTGGCATTGAGCTCCCATACACTTTGATCCAAACTATCATATATGTGGTTATATCATACACGATGATCGGATTTGAGTGGACGGTCAGCAAGTTCTTTTGGCAACTATTCTTCATATACTTCACTTACTTATACTTCACCTTATATGGCATGATGAGTGTGGCCATTACTCCCAACATTGCCGTTTCCGCTGTAGTTTCCACGGCATTCAACCCGCTATGGAACGTTTTTTCAGGATTTATCATTCCCAAATCA AGAATTCCAATATGGTGGAGATGGTTCTACTGGTCGTGCCCAGTCTCTTGGAGCTTGTACGGAATGATTGGTTCGCAGTTTGGAGGCATTGAGGACAGGCTTGATTCCGGCGAAACTGTGGACGCTTTTACCAGGACTTATTTTGGGTATAGAGAAGACTTTATGAGTGTTGTTGCAATAGTGCTCGTAGCTTTTTCAGTGCTCTTTGGATCCGTCTTTGCCTTTACAATCAAAGCCTTTAACTTTCAAAAGAGATGA